In the Candidatus Aenigmatarchaeota archaeon genome, AAACTTTTGCTTAATTATGAACACCTCTCATTTTAAATTTGAATTTCTTCTAACATTCAAATTCTTGAGCAAATGAAGGAAATACCCCTTTTGGATATTCAATTTTACTTTTCCAGCCAAGCCAATATTTTGGTGCAAAAACTATATCTCTCTTCTTCATAAAATATGCACCCCACCAAGAAAAACTACTTGGAGATAAAATACCACCTTCGCACAGGCTCATTATAGACATATCAACTCCTGGATGATTTTTTGATATAACTTTGTTACTAATTCCAGAAAATAAATTTTCTGCCTCATTCGGCTCATCTGTAAGTATTATGAAAAAGCAGTTTTTTCTGTTTTCTTCAAACCACTTTATAAGACTTTTGTAATATGACAACGGAG is a window encoding:
- a CDS encoding alpha-1,2-fucosyltransferase gives rise to the protein PLSYYKSLIKWFEENRKNCFFIILTDEPNEAENLFSGISNKVISKNHPGVDMSIMSLCEGGILSPSSFSWWGAYFMKKRDIVFAPKYWLGWKSKIEYPKGVFPSFAQEFEC